The following coding sequences lie in one Micromonospora sp. R77 genomic window:
- a CDS encoding ISL3 family transposase — MEIIPALLPHLTGLRLDAVVVRGVGVRIDAATQTVRARCGTCSTWSTTVHGRYVRRLADVRLGGHEVLVALTVRRFTCVNGECGRRTFVEQVPGLTRRHARHTVVAAGDLEAVAVALGGRPGSRLAHRLAVSVSRSTLIRMIRRMPDPPPVTPTVLGVDDFARRRGHRYATVLLDMHTRRPIDVLPDRTADTLAAWLHEHPGVQIICRDRGGSYADGARKGAPDAIQVADRWHLLKNLSDTVEKVIRGHRRCLRTHTEPTSALAAPADEPGETGRRAANTRQRHAAVHALRAEGLSISATARRLDMNVRTARKYAHASTAEALIGPNASSRPSVLAPFHSYLQQRLTDGVHQTADLHAEILARGYHGSLRVLRDWLTINRNRPAPATAVRVPSARRITAWIMRPGHKLTDDEHAALADARRRCPDLDTVADLARGFAALVRHQGTGQHLDAWINRARRAGYPEIRGFAAGLVSDRDAVVAGLAQPWSSGPVEGQVNRIKTIKRQMYGRANLDLLRKRVLTNS, encoded by the coding sequence ATGGAGATCATTCCGGCGTTGCTGCCGCACCTGACGGGCCTGCGGTTGGACGCGGTGGTGGTCCGGGGTGTCGGGGTCAGGATCGATGCGGCGACACAGACTGTGCGGGCGCGGTGTGGCACCTGCAGCACCTGGTCGACCACTGTGCATGGCCGCTATGTGCGGAGGCTGGCGGATGTCAGGTTGGGTGGTCACGAGGTGCTGGTCGCGTTGACGGTCCGCCGATTCACCTGCGTGAACGGCGAATGCGGGCGGCGGACGTTCGTTGAGCAGGTGCCCGGGCTGACTCGTCGGCATGCCCGTCACACCGTCGTGGCGGCCGGTGACCTGGAGGCCGTCGCGGTGGCGTTGGGCGGTCGCCCGGGCAGCAGGCTGGCGCATCGGTTGGCGGTGTCGGTCTCCCGGTCAACGTTGATCCGGATGATCCGCCGGATGCCCGACCCGCCGCCGGTGACACCGACGGTGCTGGGCGTGGACGACTTCGCCCGCCGTCGTGGGCACCGCTATGCGACCGTGCTGCTCGACATGCACACCCGCCGACCGATCGACGTCCTGCCCGACCGCACCGCCGACACCCTCGCCGCCTGGCTGCACGAACATCCCGGTGTTCAGATCATCTGCCGCGATCGAGGCGGCAGCTACGCAGACGGCGCCCGCAAGGGAGCACCTGATGCGATCCAGGTCGCCGACCGGTGGCACCTGCTAAAGAACCTCAGCGACACCGTCGAGAAAGTCATCCGCGGGCACCGCCGATGCCTACGCACCCACACCGAACCAACATCTGCCCTGGCCGCGCCGGCCGACGAGCCGGGCGAGACGGGGCGTCGGGCGGCGAACACGCGCCAACGCCACGCGGCCGTGCACGCTCTGCGAGCCGAGGGGCTGTCGATCAGCGCGACCGCCCGCCGCCTCGACATGAACGTCAGAACCGCCCGCAAGTACGCCCACGCCTCCACCGCCGAGGCGTTGATCGGCCCGAACGCCAGCAGCAGACCCAGCGTCCTCGCCCCGTTCCACTCCTACCTGCAGCAACGCCTCACCGACGGCGTCCATCAGACCGCTGACCTGCACGCCGAGATCCTGGCCCGCGGCTACCACGGCAGCCTGCGGGTGCTGCGCGACTGGCTCACCATCAACCGCAACCGACCCGCCCCTGCGACCGCAGTCCGGGTGCCGTCGGCCCGGCGGATCACCGCCTGGATCATGCGACCCGGCCACAAACTCACCGACGACGAACACGCCGCTCTCGCCGACGCCCGCCGCCGCTGCCCGGACCTCGACACCGTCGCCGACCTCGCCCGCGGGTTTGCCGCCCTGGTCCGCCACCAAGGCACCGGGCAGCACCTCGACGCTTGGATCAACCGCGCCCGCCGCGCCGGATACCCCGAGATCCGCGGCTTCGCCGCCGGTCTTGTCAGCGACCGCGACGCCGTCGTCGCCGGCCTCGCCCAGCCATGGAGTTCAGGTCCGGTCGAGGGCCAGGTCAACCGCATCAAGACGATCAAGCGACAGATGTATGGCCGGGCGAACCTCGACCTCCTCCGCAAACGCGTCCTGACCAACTCGTGA
- a CDS encoding HNH endonuclease, which yields MDAVLVLNADLGPLHRVPIKHAIRMLMRQVAEIHEAEPDRHLGIFPMPRVLRLVRYVVTRWRYTHGPAWSKGGVLRRDGHRCGYCLGPATTVDHILPRSRGGRNTYQNTISACYSCNQRKADRTPAEAGMELLLQPTVPTWSGTLQR from the coding sequence GTGGACGCCGTTCTCGTCCTCAACGCCGACCTGGGACCGCTGCACCGGGTCCCGATCAAACACGCGATCCGGATGCTCATGCGCCAGGTCGCCGAGATTCACGAGGCCGAGCCGGACCGGCACCTCGGCATCTTCCCGATGCCCCGCGTGCTGCGGCTCGTCCGGTACGTCGTCACCCGGTGGCGCTACACCCACGGACCCGCCTGGTCCAAGGGCGGCGTGCTGCGCCGCGACGGCCACCGGTGCGGCTACTGCCTCGGCCCGGCCACCACCGTCGACCACATCCTGCCCCGCTCGCGCGGCGGCCGGAACACCTACCAGAACACCATCAGCGCGTGCTACTCGTGCAACCAGCGCAAGGCCGACCGGACGCCCGCCGAGGCGGGCATGGAGCTGCTGCTCCAGCCGACCGTCCCCACCTGGTCCGGCACGCTGCAGCGCTGA
- a CDS encoding group I intron-associated PD-(D/E)XK endonuclease: protein MGVFDSDAALREAFHGAKSRKQILERLGVTAATSNYERLSRAAERLNVDLPPLGKHGKQRPPSGALADQARLRELVARDLTLVEILAAVGLAVTPANRHRLAGKLADMGLTAKPPARGVHNSAGNLTRLTGIALDRLTRAEKHTNATGDMAELAVAACLRRLGATVSFPFGYACRYDLIADFAGSLFRVQVKAGSVSRGCVTANTKSSNTNRPSRRYEQCDVDVIAVYCPALASVYWVPVTDLGGASILYLRLDEAANGQRANIKSAFDYYIGQV, encoded by the coding sequence ATGGGTGTGTTCGATAGCGATGCGGCGCTCCGGGAGGCATTCCACGGGGCCAAGTCGCGGAAGCAGATCCTCGAACGGTTGGGGGTCACGGCGGCGACGTCCAACTACGAGCGCCTGAGCCGCGCTGCGGAACGGCTCAACGTCGACCTCCCGCCGCTCGGGAAGCACGGCAAGCAACGTCCCCCGAGCGGCGCCCTCGCTGACCAGGCGCGGTTGCGGGAACTCGTCGCGCGAGACCTGACCCTTGTGGAGATCCTGGCCGCTGTCGGCCTCGCCGTGACGCCCGCAAACCGGCACCGGCTCGCCGGCAAGCTCGCAGACATGGGTCTGACCGCCAAGCCGCCCGCCCGCGGCGTCCACAACTCGGCGGGCAACCTGACGCGCTTGACCGGCATCGCGCTGGACCGATTGACCAGGGCTGAGAAGCACACCAACGCGACCGGCGACATGGCCGAGTTGGCGGTGGCAGCGTGTCTGCGCAGGCTCGGAGCCACGGTCTCGTTCCCGTTCGGGTACGCCTGCCGCTACGACCTGATCGCCGACTTCGCCGGGAGCCTGTTCCGAGTACAGGTCAAGGCGGGAAGTGTGTCGAGGGGGTGCGTCACGGCCAACACGAAGAGTTCCAACACCAACCGGCCGAGTCGACGCTACGAGCAGTGCGACGTGGACGTGATCGCCGTGTACTGCCCCGCGCTTGCCTCGGTGTACTGGGTGCCGGTCACTGACCTCGGCGGGGCTTCCATCCTGTACCTACGGCTGGACGAGGCCGCCAACGGCCAGCGCGCGAACATCAAGTCGGCCTTCGACTACTACATCGGCCAGGTCTAG
- a CDS encoding glycosyltransferase family 2 protein has protein sequence MTTSAVRCPELTDRLRRSEVTHGRDTTDESARHRIPRQARRGSGTVVARGVARPPGQLIVLVPAHNEAQGITETVTALLRQTYRPDRVVVVADNCRDDTAELAARAGAEIFTTNGNRHKKAGALNQVLADLLPRLAPDDFVMVVDADSVLDPDFLNHAVARLSADRRLGAVGGVFRGSDGSGFVGHLQRNEYARYARDVSRLNGKCLVVTGTAAVFRAGTLREVSAARLSGRLPAGDGAGAATSGSLALTGASTLWILLAGFAMVAAGAALMRIAPKLRRNR, from the coding sequence ATGACGACATCAGCTGTTCGGTGTCCGGAGCTGACCGACCGGCTTCGCCGATCCGAGGTGACCCACGGCCGGGACACCACCGACGAGTCCGCTCGTCACCGGATCCCGCGCCAGGCCCGCCGGGGCAGCGGGACGGTCGTCGCGCGGGGCGTCGCCCGGCCACCCGGACAGTTGATCGTCCTGGTGCCCGCGCACAACGAGGCGCAGGGCATCACCGAGACCGTCACCGCGCTGCTGCGGCAGACGTACCGGCCCGACCGGGTGGTGGTCGTCGCGGACAACTGCCGGGACGACACCGCCGAGCTGGCGGCCCGGGCCGGGGCGGAGATCTTCACGACCAACGGCAACCGGCACAAGAAGGCGGGCGCGCTCAACCAGGTGCTCGCCGACCTGCTGCCCCGGCTCGCGCCCGACGACTTCGTGATGGTGGTCGACGCCGACTCGGTGCTGGACCCCGACTTCCTCAACCACGCGGTGGCGCGGCTGAGCGCCGACCGGCGGCTCGGGGCGGTCGGCGGCGTGTTCCGGGGCAGCGACGGCAGCGGCTTCGTCGGACACCTGCAACGCAACGAGTACGCCCGGTACGCCCGGGACGTGTCCCGACTCAACGGCAAGTGCCTGGTGGTGACCGGCACGGCGGCCGTGTTCCGGGCCGGCACCCTGCGGGAGGTCTCGGCGGCCCGGCTCAGCGGCCGGCTCCCGGCCGGCGACGGCGCCGGCGCCGCCACCTCCGGCAGCCTCGCCCTCACCGGTGCCAGCACGCTCTGGATCCTGCTGGCCGGGTTCGCCATGGTGGCGGCCGGGGCCGCGCTGATGCGGATCGCCCCGAAGCTGCGCCGCAACCGGTAG
- a CDS encoding snapalysin family zinc-dependent metalloprotease, producing the protein MRLPKLSRILATLAATTLAALGAVAVDSAPASAAVRNVCYNTSQAGPFATYANQAASIWNNYTNNINMAQCGSNLMIYYTYGGGSYAQRTSLGNGRVVIDYYQAQQYSPLRIMTHEIGHILGLPDNYNGNCAILMSGGSAGTSCTNPYPSSTEAAQVDRNFGFAARTTATPQVFTGSWPAPATVGAQR; encoded by the coding sequence ATGCGTCTGCCCAAGCTGTCCCGGATCCTCGCCACCCTGGCCGCCACCACGCTGGCAGCCCTCGGCGCCGTCGCCGTCGACTCGGCACCGGCCTCCGCAGCCGTCCGCAACGTCTGCTACAACACCAGCCAGGCCGGCCCCTTCGCCACCTACGCGAACCAGGCCGCCTCGATCTGGAACAACTACACCAACAACATCAACATGGCCCAGTGCGGCTCCAACCTGATGATCTACTACACCTACGGCGGAGGCTCGTACGCCCAGCGCACGAGCCTCGGCAACGGCCGGGTGGTCATCGACTACTACCAGGCCCAGCAGTACTCGCCGCTGCGGATCATGACCCACGAGATCGGGCACATCCTCGGCCTGCCGGACAACTACAACGGCAACTGCGCGATCCTGATGTCCGGCGGCAGCGCCGGCACCAGCTGCACCAACCCGTACCCGAGCAGCACCGAGGCCGCCCAGGTCGACCGGAACTTCGGCTTCGCGGCCCGCACCACGGCGACGCCGCAGGTCTTCACCGGCAGCTGGCCGGCACCCGCGACGGTCGGCGCCCAGCGCTGA
- a CDS encoding SDR family NAD(P)-dependent oxidoreductase — protein MTTTIALITGANRGIGLATARQLGARGMTVLVGARDAARGRAAERALRDGGADARAVPLDVTDEASAAAVAELVEQEYGHLDVLVNNAGILRADGTALPSETTLATLREVFETNVFGVVAVTNALLPLLRRAPAARIVNVSSEVGSIAVMTDPAGALFALTSVPYPTSKTALNMVTAMYAKELRDTRIKVNAANPGYCATDFNGNSGFRTAEQGAEVSVHLATLPADGPSGLLWGFQMDAGGGYGVLPW, from the coding sequence ATGACGACGACGATCGCCCTGATCACCGGGGCCAACAGGGGAATCGGCCTGGCCACCGCCCGACAGCTCGGCGCGCGGGGGATGACCGTGCTGGTCGGCGCGCGGGACGCGGCGCGCGGCCGGGCGGCCGAGCGGGCGCTGCGCGACGGCGGGGCCGACGCGCGGGCCGTGCCGCTGGACGTGACCGACGAGGCGTCGGCCGCCGCCGTGGCCGAGCTGGTCGAGCAGGAGTACGGCCACCTGGACGTGCTGGTCAACAACGCCGGCATCCTCCGGGCCGACGGTACGGCGCTGCCGAGCGAGACGACCCTGGCGACCTTGCGCGAGGTGTTCGAGACGAACGTGTTCGGGGTGGTGGCGGTGACGAACGCGCTGCTGCCGCTGCTGCGCCGGGCGCCGGCGGCCCGGATCGTGAACGTCTCCAGCGAGGTCGGTTCGATCGCGGTGATGACCGACCCGGCCGGTGCCCTGTTCGCGCTGACCTCGGTCCCGTACCCGACGTCGAAGACGGCGCTGAACATGGTCACCGCGATGTACGCCAAGGAGCTGCGGGACACCCGGATCAAGGTCAACGCGGCGAACCCCGGCTACTGCGCCACCGACTTCAACGGGAACTCGGGCTTCCGCACCGCCGAGCAGGGCGCGGAGGTGAGCGTGCACCTGGCGACGCTGCCGGCGGACGGGCCGAGCGGGTTGCTCTGGGGGTTCCAGATGGATGCCGGGGGCGGCTACGGGGTGCTCCCCTGGTGA
- a CDS encoding helix-turn-helix transcriptional regulator: MPSTLPPPAGGREGPVEAGTGGTTLAGRRCGKLEGVTSSGVRREELADFLRSRRARLRPAEVGLPDGVRRRTPGLRRQEVAQLAGMSVDYYIRLEQGRGPHPSRQVLAALARALLLGRDERTYLFRIAGDVPPETTGPSREVPTGLRHLMDAMTETPAYLVDASYEVLAWNRLAARFVGELSAVPARDRNMVRWMFGRLVPESYWADSEVRRFARTTVADLRAAYGRWPADPTLAGLVTELLGTSPRFAELWAEHEVGERRPTVKRIDHPELGALEFECRVLHVPETDQRLIVYVPAPGSPTEATFRRIAVSDDGGAPAHRDPAVGSPAQLGT; encoded by the coding sequence ATGCCGTCGACCCTGCCGCCGCCCGCCGGCGGCCGGGAGGGACCGGTGGAGGCTGGGACCGGCGGTACCACCCTCGCCGGCCGTCGCTGCGGCAAGCTGGAGGGCGTGACGAGCAGCGGGGTACGGCGCGAGGAACTGGCGGACTTCCTGCGCAGCCGCCGCGCCCGGCTGCGCCCCGCCGAGGTCGGCCTCCCTGACGGGGTACGCCGGCGCACGCCCGGCCTGCGCCGCCAGGAGGTCGCCCAGCTCGCCGGCATGTCCGTCGACTACTACATCCGGCTGGAACAGGGGCGCGGGCCGCACCCGTCCCGGCAGGTGCTCGCCGCCCTCGCCCGGGCGTTGCTGCTCGGCCGGGACGAGCGGACCTACCTGTTCCGGATCGCCGGGGACGTGCCACCGGAGACGACCGGGCCGAGCCGGGAGGTGCCGACCGGGCTGCGGCACCTGATGGACGCGATGACCGAGACGCCCGCCTACCTGGTCGACGCCAGCTACGAGGTGCTGGCCTGGAACCGGCTGGCCGCCCGGTTCGTGGGGGAGCTGTCGGCGGTGCCGGCCCGGGACCGCAACATGGTCCGCTGGATGTTCGGCCGGCTGGTGCCGGAGTCCTACTGGGCGGACTCCGAGGTTCGCCGGTTCGCCCGCACCACGGTCGCCGACCTGCGGGCCGCGTACGGGCGCTGGCCGGCCGACCCGACCCTCGCCGGGCTGGTCACCGAGCTGCTCGGCACCTCGCCCCGGTTCGCCGAGCTGTGGGCCGAGCACGAGGTGGGCGAGCGGCGGCCCACCGTCAAACGGATCGACCACCCCGAGCTGGGGGCGTTGGAGTTCGAATGTCGGGTGCTGCACGTGCCGGAGACCGACCAGCGGCTCATCGTGTACGTGCCCGCACCGGGTTCACCCACCGAGGCGACGTTCCGCCGGATCGCCGTGTCCGACGACGGCGGGGCCCCGGCGCACCGGGACCCCGCCGTCGGTTCGCCGGCTCAGCTGGGTACGTAG
- a CDS encoding aldo/keto reductase: MTANTIPDIALNDGNTIPQLGFGVFQIEPKDTAEAVGRALEIGYRHIDTAEMYGNEAEVGQAVRASGLDRGDVFVTSKLNNGFHRPDDARKAFESTLRELKFDYLDLFLIHWPLPTLYDGDFVSTWKVLEELQRDGRIRSIGVSNFQVAHLQRLAAEADVVPAVNQIEAHPYFGNEEVRAYGKAHNILTEAWSPIAQGKVLDDPTLVDIAEQVGKTPAQVTLRWHVQRGDIVFPKSTTPKRIEENFRIFDFTLDDTQLERITGLNKGEAGRQGPNPDTFDYVPS, from the coding sequence ATGACTGCGAACACCATTCCCGACATTGCGCTCAACGACGGCAACACCATCCCGCAGCTCGGCTTCGGCGTCTTCCAGATCGAGCCGAAGGACACCGCCGAGGCGGTCGGCCGGGCCCTGGAGATCGGCTACCGGCACATCGACACCGCCGAGATGTACGGCAACGAGGCCGAGGTCGGGCAGGCCGTCCGCGCCTCCGGGCTGGACCGGGGCGACGTCTTCGTCACCAGCAAGCTGAACAACGGCTTCCACCGCCCCGACGACGCCCGCAAGGCGTTCGAGTCGACGCTGCGCGAGCTGAAGTTCGACTACCTCGACCTGTTCCTGATCCACTGGCCGCTGCCGACCCTCTACGACGGCGACTTCGTCTCCACCTGGAAGGTGCTGGAGGAGTTGCAGCGCGACGGCCGGATCCGGTCCATCGGCGTGTCCAACTTCCAGGTCGCGCACCTTCAGCGGCTGGCCGCCGAGGCGGACGTGGTGCCGGCGGTGAACCAGATCGAGGCGCACCCCTACTTCGGCAACGAGGAGGTGCGCGCGTACGGCAAGGCGCACAACATCCTCACCGAGGCGTGGTCGCCGATCGCCCAGGGCAAGGTGCTCGACGACCCGACCCTGGTGGACATCGCCGAGCAGGTCGGGAAGACCCCCGCCCAGGTGACGCTGCGCTGGCACGTGCAGCGCGGCGACATCGTCTTCCCGAAGTCGACCACCCCGAAGCGGATCGAGGAGAACTTCCGGATCTTCGACTTCACCCTGGACGACACGCAGCTGGAACGGATCACCGGGCTGAACAAGGGCGAGGCCGGCCGGCAGGGCCCGAACCCGGACACCTTCGACTACGTACCCAGCTGA
- a CDS encoding endonuclease — protein MNMKSVTRSRPGRLIAAFVLAVAIGTPVVVATSASAATTLTVAQALAAQDGRSATVTGYVIGQPTASTTVITSNYTADTAIAIADTATETSTSRMLYVQVTTAWRTTFGLLSNPSLRGTQVTATGTLTAYFSHGGLKNPTAMSLGGTTPSPTTSPTPGPTSTSGPYDSTYYASAIGKSGTALRSSLHAIIKVQTKLTYDQVWEALKDTDQDPANANNVILLYTGRSQSKTSNGSGVDDWNREHVWAKSHGDFGTATGPGTDVHHLRPADVSVNSLRGNKDFDAGGSAVAEAPGCYTDADSFEPRNAVKGDVARMIMYMAIRYEGDDGWPDLEMNDSVSNGTAPYLGRRSMLLAWNKADPPDAFEQRRNQRIYERWQGNRNPFVDHPEWATAIWG, from the coding sequence ATGAATATGAAGAGCGTCACCCGCTCGCGACCCGGGCGGCTGATCGCGGCGTTCGTGTTGGCGGTCGCCATCGGGACCCCGGTGGTGGTGGCCACCTCGGCGTCGGCGGCGACCACGTTGACCGTCGCGCAGGCGCTGGCCGCCCAGGACGGCCGCAGCGCCACCGTCACCGGGTACGTCATCGGCCAGCCGACCGCCTCGACCACGGTGATCACGTCCAACTACACCGCCGACACCGCGATCGCGATCGCCGACACGGCCACCGAGACCAGCACGAGCCGGATGCTCTACGTCCAGGTCACCACCGCCTGGCGGACCACGTTCGGGCTGCTCAGCAACCCGTCGCTGCGCGGCACGCAGGTCACCGCCACGGGGACGCTGACCGCGTACTTCAGTCACGGCGGGCTCAAGAACCCCACCGCGATGAGCCTCGGCGGCACCACCCCGTCGCCGACCACCTCCCCCACCCCGGGCCCCACCTCGACCAGCGGCCCGTACGACTCGACCTACTACGCGAGCGCGATCGGCAAGTCCGGTACGGCGCTGCGCAGCTCGCTGCACGCGATCATCAAGGTGCAGACGAAGCTCACCTACGACCAGGTGTGGGAGGCGCTGAAGGACACCGACCAGGACCCGGCCAACGCCAACAACGTCATCCTGCTCTACACCGGCCGGTCGCAGAGCAAGACCAGCAACGGCAGCGGCGTGGACGACTGGAACCGGGAGCACGTCTGGGCCAAGTCGCACGGCGACTTCGGCACCGCCACCGGACCCGGCACCGACGTGCACCACCTGCGCCCGGCCGACGTGTCGGTCAACTCGCTGCGCGGCAACAAGGACTTCGACGCGGGCGGCAGCGCCGTCGCCGAGGCGCCCGGCTGCTACACCGACGCCGACTCGTTCGAGCCGCGCAACGCGGTCAAGGGCGACGTCGCCCGCATGATCATGTACATGGCGATCCGGTACGAGGGCGACGACGGCTGGCCGGACCTGGAGATGAACGACTCGGTGAGCAACGGCACCGCGCCCTACCTGGGTCGTCGGTCGATGCTGCTGGCGTGGAACAAGGCGGACCCGCCGGACGCCTTCGAACAGCGGCGCAACCAGCGCATCTACGAGCGCTGGCAAGGCAACCGGAACCCGTTCGTCGACCACCCGGAGTGGGCCACCGCCATCTGGGGCTGA
- a CDS encoding LysR family transcriptional regulator, whose translation MDLLRHLRHFVVVARELHFGRAAETLGMAQPPLSQSIQRLERELRVELFDRSRRQVRLTTAGQLLLGEADELLAAEQRLRNMTDQVRRGALGVLRAGVPPETPAVTLRALLDALAARAPGLDVDLHELTSAEQLRMLAEGRLDTGLLHHPVDEAGLRFGPAVDVPLGVLLPRAAPLARTRQVDLAALAGLDLITAPPATAPGWHDHLLAVCRRHGFAPGRVRYARNPEFLFGLVLAGGAVAVEPEALARREPRIAWRPLVGAPLVKRTSAAWPDRSPHPAAPMFGQLAAEVLAPAEPPPGAAAVAPAARPWPVLFEAGRGKLPS comes from the coding sequence GTGGACCTGCTGCGACACCTGCGGCACTTCGTGGTGGTCGCCCGGGAGCTGCACTTCGGGCGGGCCGCGGAGACGCTGGGGATGGCGCAGCCACCGTTGAGCCAGTCGATCCAGCGGCTGGAACGCGAACTTCGGGTCGAGCTGTTCGACCGGTCCCGGCGGCAGGTCCGGCTCACCACCGCCGGTCAGCTCCTGCTCGGCGAGGCCGACGAACTGCTCGCCGCCGAGCAGCGACTGCGCAACATGACCGACCAGGTACGCCGGGGCGCGCTGGGCGTGCTGCGGGCCGGGGTGCCGCCGGAGACGCCCGCGGTGACCCTGCGGGCGCTGCTCGACGCGCTGGCCGCCCGCGCGCCCGGGCTGGACGTGGACCTGCACGAGCTGACCAGCGCCGAGCAGCTGCGGATGCTCGCCGAGGGGCGCCTCGACACGGGGCTGCTGCACCACCCGGTCGACGAGGCGGGGCTACGGTTCGGCCCGGCGGTCGACGTACCCCTGGGGGTGCTGCTGCCGCGGGCAGCGCCGTTGGCGCGGACCCGGCAGGTCGACCTGGCGGCGCTGGCCGGGCTGGACCTGATCACCGCACCGCCGGCGACCGCGCCCGGTTGGCACGACCACCTGCTGGCGGTGTGCCGGCGGCACGGCTTCGCGCCCGGCCGGGTCCGGTACGCCCGCAACCCGGAGTTCCTGTTCGGACTGGTGCTGGCCGGTGGGGCGGTGGCGGTGGAACCGGAGGCGCTGGCCCGGCGGGAGCCGCGCATCGCGTGGCGGCCGCTCGTCGGGGCGCCGCTGGTGAAGCGCACCTCGGCGGCCTGGCCGGACCGGTCGCCGCACCCGGCCGCGCCGATGTTCGGGCAGCTCGCGGCGGAGGTGCTGGCCCCGGCGGAGCCACCGCCCGGCGCAGCGGCGGTCGCGCCGGCCGCCCGGCCGTGGCCGGTGCTGTTCGAAGCCGGCCGGGGAAAGTTGCCCTCGTGA
- a CDS encoding serine hydrolase, with product MVEERIGEIFRRAGISGSLHVTDVDAPAREVAVRADESVVIASVFKILLVLEFARQVVAGQLDPVERVLVRAEDRLGGWGIAGCSDDVEVSLRDLAYFAMSVTDNTAADLLLRRVGADVLPMLAAELELPRTRIVGGPRQLVETMLADVGARTEAEFARIFPTLSDERIRAMRVLDPAHTTSSTARELTRLVALIWRDEAGPAAACAMVRELMARQIFWTRLAAGFPPGVRVAGKTGTLPGLHLEAGAAEYPDGRRYAIAVVARIDGLSTRRIDVDLAMGEAARTAVEALRGD from the coding sequence GTGGTGGAGGAGCGGATCGGGGAGATCTTCCGGCGGGCCGGGATCAGCGGCAGCCTGCACGTGACCGACGTGGACGCCCCCGCGCGCGAGGTGGCGGTACGCGCCGACGAGTCGGTGGTGATCGCGTCGGTGTTCAAGATCCTGCTGGTGCTGGAGTTCGCCCGGCAGGTCGTCGCCGGTCAGCTCGACCCGGTGGAGCGGGTGCTGGTGCGGGCCGAGGACCGGTTGGGCGGGTGGGGCATCGCCGGCTGCTCCGACGACGTCGAGGTGTCGCTGCGCGACCTCGCGTACTTCGCCATGTCGGTCACCGACAACACCGCCGCCGACCTGCTGCTGCGCCGGGTCGGCGCGGACGTGCTGCCGATGCTCGCGGCGGAGCTGGAGCTGCCGCGTACCCGGATCGTCGGTGGTCCCCGGCAGTTGGTCGAGACGATGCTCGCCGACGTGGGGGCCCGCACCGAGGCGGAGTTCGCCCGGATCTTCCCCACCCTGTCCGACGAGCGGATCCGCGCGATGCGGGTGCTGGACCCGGCGCACACCACGTCGAGCACCGCCCGGGAGCTGACCCGGCTGGTGGCGTTGATCTGGCGGGACGAGGCCGGGCCGGCGGCCGCCTGCGCGATGGTGCGGGAGCTGATGGCCCGGCAGATCTTCTGGACCCGGCTCGCCGCCGGCTTCCCGCCCGGCGTCCGGGTCGCCGGGAAGACCGGCACCCTGCCCGGGCTGCACCTGGAGGCCGGGGCCGCCGAATACCCCGACGGCCGCCGGTACGCCATCGCGGTCGTGGCCCGCATCGACGGGCTGAGCACCCGCCGGATCGACGTGGACCTGGCCATGGGGGAGGCGGCCCGGACCGCCGTGGAGGCCCTGCGGGGCGACTGA